The Pseudomonas fluorescens nucleotide sequence ACCGAACCCCGCCGGTGCATTGACCAGCAGCAAGCGCCCACCGAGCCCCGCGTGCAGACGCTGGCACAAGCGCGGGCGCGGTACGTGACCGTCGGGCAATGGCGGGCGAAAGAAGCGGCCCTCCAGGACGCTCATGGCCTGGCTGGCGAACCCTTGCGTACGGGACAGATCAGTCATGGCCGGCTCGTTTTAGTTAGAGAATCTTCGGCAGTACGGATCAGGGCAGACTAGCGGTTTAAATGGCACATTTGAAGATGATTGCCCCGCTTTGCGGAAAAAAGACTACAACAAAAAACGACAAACCTGGGCCGCTAACGGCGTACAAACAGAAACGCCCCGGCAAGCCGGGGCGTTCTGGGAGATCACACGGAGGTTTGAAGCTTAGCGCACACCTTCCTGGCGAAGCGCTGCAGGCTGGAAGTCGGCCTTGGAGGCAGTAAAGCCGAAGTCGTAGGCTCTCTTTTCCTCGTTCTTCATGCCCAGGGCCAGGTAGCGACCGGACTGCAGGTCGTAGATGGCTTCCAGGGTGTACCACGGCACCTGGACGTTGTAGTAATCCTGGGAGTGGGCCTCGGACACGCGCCACAGCTGGTTGCGACCGTCGTACTGGTCGATCACCGCGGCTTGCCAGGTGTCTTCGTCGATGTAGAAGTCACGCTTGGCGTAGATATGGCGCTGGCCCGGCTTCAGGGTCGCGACCACATGCCATACCCGGCGCAGCTCGTAACGGGCGAGGTCCTGATTGATGTGCCCGGCCTTGATGATGTCGGCGTACTTGAGCTTAGGATCGTCGAGTTTGTAGCTGTTGGAGGCAATGAACATCTCTTTCTTGCCTTCCAGCTTCCAGTCGTAACGATCCGGCGCGCCGTTGTACATGTCCAGGTTGTCGGAGGTGCGCAGGCCGTCGGCAGCGGTACCGGGGCCGTCATAGGAAACCTGTGGCGCTGCCCGTACCCGGCGCTGGCCGGCGTTGTAGACCCAGGCCTTGCGTGGCTCTTTGACCTGGTCCAGGGTTTCGTGCACCAGCAGTACGGTACCGGCCAGACGCGCCGGCGCCGTCACCTTCTGCTTGAAGTAGAACAGCACGTTGCCCGGGTTGGCTGGATCGTAGTCCTTCATCCGGTCACGGAAGACGAACTGGTCCTGGAAATACACCAGGCTGTACGAACCGTTTTGTTGCGGCGTGGCCTGGGTCACCAGGCGGGTCACGCTGCCGCCGCGGTAGCGGGTGATGTGGTTCCAGATCACTTCCACGCCGCTTTTCGGAATCGGGAACGGCACGGCGGTGTCGAAGTTTTCCAGGCCGTTGCCACCCCCTACCAGGTTGGTGCTGGTGGCGTTTTTCTTGATCGCGGCAAACACCGCATCCGGCACGGTGGCGCCCCGGTGGGTCGGGTACACCGGAATCTTGAAAGTGTCCGGGTAGCGCTTGAACATGGCGACCTGACCTGGGGACAGTTTGTCCTTGTACTGGTCGACGTTCTGCGCGGTGATGGTGAACTTCGGTTGCTCGTTGCCATACGGGTCGGAAAGGA carries:
- a CDS encoding DUF1329 domain-containing protein is translated as MKTTKTLLQAGVLGLSLLATSVMAAVSADEAAKLGASLTPMGAEKAGNADGSITAWKPLAKSAGSADAKGFLSDPYGNEQPKFTITAQNVDQYKDKLSPGQVAMFKRYPDTFKIPVYPTHRGATVPDAVFAAIKKNATSTNLVGGGNGLENFDTAVPFPIPKSGVEVIWNHITRYRGGSVTRLVTQATPQQNGSYSLVYFQDQFVFRDRMKDYDPANPGNVLFYFKQKVTAPARLAGTVLLVHETLDQVKEPRKAWVYNAGQRRVRAAPQVSYDGPGTAADGLRTSDNLDMYNGAPDRYDWKLEGKKEMFIASNSYKLDDPKLKYADIIKAGHINQDLARYELRRVWHVVATLKPGQRHIYAKRDFYIDEDTWQAAVIDQYDGRNQLWRVSEAHSQDYYNVQVPWYTLEAIYDLQSGRYLALGMKNEEKRAYDFGFTASKADFQPAALRQEGVR